AAGAGCCACATTATGCAACAGTATGTGATACTACGCCACGATTTTCCTGAGCTACATTGGGATTTGATGCTTGAATATGAAGGGGTCCTGAAAACCTGGCGACTGCCCGGCGCACCGGAGATTGATCCTGCTTCGGATGAGTCATCGATCGATCTCGTCGCAGAAGTATTACCCGATCATCGAATTGCCTATCTCGAATACGAAGGCCCGGTCAGCGGAGATCGAGGAGTAGTCAGCCGCTGGGATCGTGGTTCATTAACGCTGCTGGAATATAACGATGACAGTCTGGTCGCGTTGCTGACTGGCGAGGAACTGGCAGGACGAGTGACGCTCAAAAAAAAGGATCAGGAAAAGCAGTGGAGTTTGAACTACACGGCATTCTTTTAATTAAGATGCAAACTAGAGAACAAAGCTTTTCTGAAACTAGCGCAGACTATTTTTTGACCTCGGTCTTTCCAGCGATGCGAAATACGCCTGGCTCCACACCGAGGGCCGTCAAGTCGGGCAGCTCTGATTTACCGCGATCCAGATACACAAACAGAACATCGTTTCCGTTCATCTGTCCCCATTCGATAAACCAGCCGTCTGACCGTGCTTCCTGAATCAGATCGGTAATGGCGTCATCAATGGGAATAGGCAGTAAGCCGGCACGGGCTTTATCCAGCTCGAGGACGAGTTGATTCTCTTTCAACAGCCAGGGTTTGAATTTCAGGCTGATGATGCCCGACCATTTCTTGAGTGTCAGGTGAAATCCCAGTTCGACTTGATCTTTTTCGAATTTCACGCGGGGGTCAGAAATTCCGTCCGGTACCCATTCGTTATACTTCTGGTGTAATTCTTCTGCCAACCAGGCATTCACCTGTTCTTCGCTGAATTCCTGCGACCAGACCGGCTCTTTGTTACGGACGTCATTGACAACCTGCATTGAACGTTGAACAAATTCTTTTGCTTCCTCTTGCCTGACTTCCGGCTGTGACTGTTCCTGCAGTGCTTCCTGATAAAATTCAGGCACTTGGGCAGCAGACCAGTATAGTCCACCGGCGACCCCTCCCAGGAGGAGTAACAGTAGTAATAGAAGTAAGAGAAAGCGTTTCATGCCAAAATGCTAGGTGCGGTAGGGAGAAGCGTCAAGACCGGTCCGGTGGGCGAGAATCTACAGAAAAGGCAAAATAACGCTAAGTTGTATCTTTAAATATACTTGTCGAACCGCTGAAGGTCTTTTATGATCAGTCGTCCGAATCAGGACTGTTGAAAGAAGCTTTGGCGCCTTCCCTGTTTTATCCAGCAGGAACCATAAGTTCCAACTGTTAAAGTGAAAGAATAAGAGCCCGTTTATGAGTACCGTCCGAACCCGTTTTGCCCCCAGTCCGACCGGCTATATGCACATTGGGGGGATGCGTACTGCCTTATTTAATTGGCTCTGGGCACGGCATAATGGGGGGCAATTCATTCTCCGCATTGATGATACCGATCAGGAACGCAACATATCTGCAGCACTCGGTCCGATTCTGCAGGCGTTTAAATGGCTGGGGTTGGATTGGGATGAAGGCCCCGAAGTTGGGGGCGAACATGGCCCCTATTTTCAATCGGAGCGGAATGACCTTTATCGGTCAGCCGTCGATCAACTGTTGGCGGAAGGAAAAGCATACCGGTGTTATGAAACTCCCGAGCAGATTCAGGCCGATCGAGAGGCAGCAGAGAAAGAAAAGCGAAACTTCCTGAATCTGCGTCGTTCACTGGAACTGACCGAGAGTGAAAAGGAGCAATACGAAGCAGAAGGCCGCCCGTCAGTGGTGCGGTTGCTGGTGCCCCGCGATCAGAAAATTCAGATTGATGATGCTGTGCGGGGGCATGTTGAATTTGATGCCGGTCTGATGCCCGATCCGGTCATTTTGCGGGGCAATGGTACGCCTCTGTATAATCTGGCGACGGTTATCGACGACGCACAAATGCAGATTACTCATGTGATCCGGGCCGAGGAGCATCTTTCGAATACTCCGGTGCAGGTCCTGATTTATCAGGCACTTGGCTATGAACTGCCGCAGTTTGCACACATTCCGTTTGTGGCAGCACCTGGTGGGAAAGAAAAACTGAGTAAGCGAAAACTCGATAAGTATCGCAAGAGTCCACAGTTCAAAAAAATGTTTGATAAAGCGGAAGCCGTTTTTCCTCGGATTGGATTGGAAAACGCAGATGGCCTGGATCCGGTGATGGTCGAATATTACGAAAAAATCGGCTATCTGCCGGAAGCGATCCTAAATGCTTTGGCGCGACTGGGTTGGTCTCTGGATGACAAGACCGAAATCATGTCCTTAGATACGATTGTTGAGAACTTTACGCTGGATCGGATTGTCAAAGCTGCTGCAGGTTTGGATCCGGATAAACTACTCAGTTTTCAGGCACACTGGATGAACCAGTTGTCTCTGGATGAAAAAGTGGCACACTGCGGTCCGTATCTGGAGAAAGCCGGCTTGGTAAAGAATGCAGCCGATCCGGAAACCAGTCAACGGATCAGCCAAGTGATTGTGGGCATGGAAGACCGGCTGAAAATCGCCAGCGATATTCTGGACTTTGATGAGTTTTTTGTGGCCGACGATGAGCTGGAATATGATCCTAAAGCGTTCAAAAAGCGAATTCGGAAAGCGACAGATGCCGTACCACTGTTGGAGAAAGTCAAAAATGAATTGGCCCAGACCAGTGACTTCAGCGCAGCAGGCTTAGACAAACTGCTGCATGATTTTGTTGAAGCCGAGGGCATCGGCATGGGGCAGATCATTCATGCCTTGCGTGTTGCCGTCAGTGGAAAAGGGACAGGGATCGGGATGTTCGATTGCCTGGCCATTCTGGGAAAAGAGTCTTGCGTTCGACGGATTGACCGGGCGATTGCCCTCAGTCAGAGTGAGTAATTAAAAAATAAAAACAGGCTGGTCCTGTGATTGATGAATCATTTAAGGAGTAGGGGATGTCAGCTCCCGAAGAAAAAACGTCAGTTGATTTTATTCGCGCGATTATTCAGGAAGATAATCGTACGGGCAAGCATGACGGACGTGTGCATACCCGTTTCCCCCCTGAGCCGAACGGTTATCTGCATATCGGTCACGCCAAGTCAATTTGTCTGAATTTTGGCATCGCGAATGAAAATCCGGGCGGCCTCTGTAACCTGCGGTTCGACGATACGAACCCGGAAAAAGAAGATGTGGAATACGTAGATTCCATCAAGGAAGACGTGCGGTGGCTTGGCTTTGACTGGGACGATCGTGAGTATTTTGCATCCGACTATTTTGATCAGCTTTATAAATTTGCTATGACTCTGATCAAAAAAGGCAAAGCCTACGCGTGTGACTTACCGGCCGACAAAATGCGCGAGTACCGCGGAACGGCGACCGAACCCGGTAAACCGAGTCCGGGACGCTCACGATCTGTAGAAGAAAATCTGGACCTGTTTGAACGCATGAAAAATGGCGAATTCAAAGAGGGGGAGTTTGTTCTGCGAGCCAAAATTGATCTGGCGTCACCGAATTTTCACATGCGTGATCCAGTGATCTATCGTGTGCGGCACGTACATCACCACCGAACGGGGGATAAATGGTGTATCTATCCCATGTACGATTACACGCACTGTATTTCCGACTCAATTGAAAAAATCACGCACTCGATTTGTACCCTCGAGTTTGAAGACCATCGTCCCTTATATGACTGGATTCTGGACGAACTCGAAGTGTTTCATCCGCAGCAGATTGAATTCGCTCGTTTGAATATGACCTA
This window of the Gimesia fumaroli genome carries:
- a CDS encoding DNA polymerase ligase N-terminal domain-containing protein, which produces MQQYVILRHDFPELHWDLMLEYEGVLKTWRLPGAPEIDPASDESSIDLVAEVLPDHRIAYLEYEGPVSGDRGVVSRWDRGSLTLLEYNDDSLVALLTGEELAGRVTLKKKDQEKQWSLNYTAFF
- the gltX gene encoding glutamate--tRNA ligase, which translates into the protein MSTVRTRFAPSPTGYMHIGGMRTALFNWLWARHNGGQFILRIDDTDQERNISAALGPILQAFKWLGLDWDEGPEVGGEHGPYFQSERNDLYRSAVDQLLAEGKAYRCYETPEQIQADREAAEKEKRNFLNLRRSLELTESEKEQYEAEGRPSVVRLLVPRDQKIQIDDAVRGHVEFDAGLMPDPVILRGNGTPLYNLATVIDDAQMQITHVIRAEEHLSNTPVQVLIYQALGYELPQFAHIPFVAAPGGKEKLSKRKLDKYRKSPQFKKMFDKAEAVFPRIGLENADGLDPVMVEYYEKIGYLPEAILNALARLGWSLDDKTEIMSLDTIVENFTLDRIVKAAAGLDPDKLLSFQAHWMNQLSLDEKVAHCGPYLEKAGLVKNAADPETSQRISQVIVGMEDRLKIASDILDFDEFFVADDELEYDPKAFKKRIRKATDAVPLLEKVKNELAQTSDFSAAGLDKLLHDFVEAEGIGMGQIIHALRVAVSGKGTGIGMFDCLAILGKESCVRRIDRAIALSQSE